The nucleotide sequence AGCCCGATCGTCGCCGGGTCGAGCTTCAGCGCGCTGCCGACGATCAGCGGCACGGCGACCGAACCGGCGTACATGATCGACATGTGCTGGAGGCCGAGCAGGGCCAGCCGGCCGGCGGGCAGCCCCTGGTCGACCGGGTGGACCGCGGATTCCGTCATGAGCGCCGACGGTAGCAAGTCCCGCGCGGGATGATCTTGTTCCGGGGGGCGGCGCGACGGCCGGGAATGTGTGACCATCGGTGCATGACTTCGGGTGGCATTTCCCAGGTGGGCCCGCCGTTTCGCGCCGATCACGTGGGGAGCCTGCTGCGGCCCCCGGTGCTCCGCGACGCACGACGGCGGCACGAAAGCGGTGAGATCAACGCGGAGCAGCTCCGCGCGGTCGAGGACGACGCGATCCGCGACGTCATCAAGATGCAGAAGGCCGCCGGGCTGAGCTCGGCGACCGACGGCGAGTTCCGGCGCGCGTCCTGGCACATGGACTTCATCTACGCGCTCGGCGGCATCTCGAAGAGCGACCAGCGGCTGCACGTCAAGTTCCACAACCTGGCGGGCGACCTCGAGTTCAGCCCGCCGGGCCTGCAGGTCGACGGCAAGGTGCGGCTCGACGAGCCGATCTTCGCCGACCACTTCCGGTTCCTGCAGTCCCATGTGGACCCGGGCGTGACGCCGAAGCTGACCATCCCGTCGCCGAGCATGGTCTACTACCGCGGCGGCCGGGCCGCGGTCAGCGAGAGCGTCTACCCGGACCTCGAGGAGTTCTTCGCCGACCTCAGCGCGGCCTACTCCGCGCAGGTCCGCGCGATGAGCGACCTCGGCTGCCGGTACCTGCAGCTCGACGACACCAGCCTCGCCTACCTGAACGACCCGGCGCAGCGGGAGCTCGTCGCGCGGATGGGCGGCGACCCGGACACCCAGCACCTGCGCAACATCGCGACGATGAACGCGGCGCTCGAAGGCCGGCCCGAGGGCCTGACCGTGACGACCCACCTGTGCCGCGGCAACTTCCGCTCGTCCTGGGCCGCGGAGGGCAGCTACGAGTTCGTCGCGGAGGCGCTGTTCGGCGAACTGGCCGTCGACGGGTTCTTCCTCGAGTACGACGACGAGCGCTCCGGCGGGTTCGAGCCGCTGCGGTTCGTGCCGAAGGACAAGAAGGTGGTGCTCGGCCTGGTCACGACCAAGCGGCCGGAGCTGGAGGACCCGGACGTCCTGGTGCGGCGGATCGAAGAGGCGTCGCAGTACGTCGACATCGACCGGCTCTGCCTGTCACCGCAGTGCGGCTTCTCCTCGACCGAAGAGGGCAACGACCTGACCCCGGACGACCAGCTGCGCAAGCTCGAGCTGCTCGTCGCGACGGCCGACCGCGTCTGGGGCGGCCACTGATGATCACCTGCGTCGTCGACTACGTCATCGACCCCGCGAAGCTCCCCGACTTCGAACGCTTCGCCGCCGCGTGGATGCGGCTGGTCCAG is from Amycolatopsis mediterranei and encodes:
- a CDS encoding 5-methyltetrahydropteroyltriglutamate--homocysteine S-methyltransferase, with product MTSGGISQVGPPFRADHVGSLLRPPVLRDARRRHESGEINAEQLRAVEDDAIRDVIKMQKAAGLSSATDGEFRRASWHMDFIYALGGISKSDQRLHVKFHNLAGDLEFSPPGLQVDGKVRLDEPIFADHFRFLQSHVDPGVTPKLTIPSPSMVYYRGGRAAVSESVYPDLEEFFADLSAAYSAQVRAMSDLGCRYLQLDDTSLAYLNDPAQRELVARMGGDPDTQHLRNIATMNAALEGRPEGLTVTTHLCRGNFRSSWAAEGSYEFVAEALFGELAVDGFFLEYDDERSGGFEPLRFVPKDKKVVLGLVTTKRPELEDPDVLVRRIEEASQYVDIDRLCLSPQCGFSSTEEGNDLTPDDQLRKLELLVATADRVWGGH